One Desulfosoma caldarium DNA segment encodes these proteins:
- a CDS encoding cellulose synthase subunit BcsC-related outer membrane protein — protein MRRTLLRAVAVWLSWTGCLCAFDVMVSSHDTIGTVLAAAQEQEVAGVRDRASLQIAWWHFREGRYEKALALFEDVRHSSETLSLRQEAQWGMALCLDRLKRRTEAAALVKDLHDQGYHTKDTEKWIAQYRRDVARVQRNLFQERIRREAAAARDAESVEAVARFVEKNTKALRRCIAPEAFFEVAQALRRKGEVGQARRIQEKLLDCTTYRYALRLGVYAELLELMPTDDVLARLRWEKERPKVPASYREGLAALETEALRRKLFALTDGAEETESVAREILQRDPDDPDALLKLGWHAYHAGRFSEAESLFSRLHRLHPDREDAVLGLAHAYMAQKNFHEAHRVLEALAPPLTKEGQSALFRLHMEEGAQRQRAMDLEGAEASYRRAAELQAEDGAPWRALGWVLLEQGRFSDAANAFRKALNVAVEPNAAQGLLLSLERSGRFVEAHDVTKDLSRKEDAFLRQVAVEHFQRTGKEMQAALAAPHGAQDASGWSTLEASFMSRSGDDGTSRLKTFRLPWRVALPTDSASLWTFQVEGIHLDTDDPGQKPFVGSFGLSNGRAFQPLRWVTSRWVVSPSVVYVKEGAWNVRVEAGLTPLNGPVNSKPTVALEVSQPRWRLEAHRISVEDSLLSWIGQRDPYSQKTWGRVLRTGGSVAYSRSWPQDVWSTVRLGADHYGGKGVWQNFAVTGDASMGRNFSKKAGVVSLGGFVSAARYDRNSDFYTLGHGGYFSPSVFVMAGPTARFQTHEDQPWWLNVQASAGYLYYKTEKSPVYPRKDRPERYAEDRFSGLGYSGSFKVARLVAPRWAVGVHMDVDKSSGYTRWSAGAALTWFFKAHTTLGRTTHRYDAFFHAADR, from the coding sequence ATGAGGCGAACGTTGCTCCGTGCTGTGGCGGTGTGGTTGAGCTGGACCGGGTGCCTTTGCGCTTTCGACGTCATGGTGTCGTCCCACGATACGATTGGAACGGTCCTGGCGGCTGCTCAGGAACAGGAAGTGGCCGGCGTGCGTGATCGAGCGTCGCTGCAAATTGCCTGGTGGCATTTTCGTGAGGGGCGTTACGAAAAGGCGCTGGCTTTGTTTGAAGACGTCAGACATAGCAGTGAGACTCTGTCGCTTCGCCAGGAAGCCCAATGGGGCATGGCTCTTTGCCTGGATCGCCTGAAAAGGCGCACCGAAGCGGCAGCCCTTGTGAAAGACCTTCATGACCAAGGGTACCACACGAAGGATACGGAAAAATGGATCGCGCAATACCGTCGAGACGTTGCGCGCGTTCAAAGAAACCTTTTTCAAGAGCGAATTCGAAGGGAAGCGGCAGCGGCCCGTGACGCCGAAAGCGTAGAAGCTGTGGCCCGGTTTGTGGAAAAAAACACGAAGGCGCTGCGCCGCTGTATTGCTCCTGAGGCTTTCTTTGAGGTGGCTCAGGCCCTGCGGCGAAAGGGAGAGGTGGGTCAGGCGCGGCGGATTCAGGAAAAGCTATTGGATTGCACGACCTACCGGTATGCCCTTCGTCTGGGCGTGTACGCCGAGCTGCTGGAACTCATGCCGACGGACGACGTGCTGGCGAGGCTGCGTTGGGAAAAAGAGCGTCCAAAGGTTCCTGCTTCATACCGGGAAGGTCTTGCGGCATTGGAAACGGAAGCCTTGCGGCGTAAGCTCTTTGCCCTTACCGATGGGGCCGAGGAGACGGAATCCGTGGCGCGAGAAATTCTGCAACGAGACCCCGACGATCCCGACGCGCTGCTCAAACTGGGCTGGCATGCCTACCATGCGGGCCGATTTTCGGAAGCGGAATCGCTTTTTTCGCGACTTCACCGCCTTCACCCCGACCGGGAAGACGCCGTGCTGGGCCTTGCCCATGCGTACATGGCCCAGAAAAATTTCCATGAGGCGCACCGAGTGCTGGAGGCTTTGGCCCCACCCTTGACGAAAGAGGGGCAAAGCGCCCTGTTTCGCTTGCACATGGAAGAAGGCGCTCAGCGTCAGAGGGCCATGGACCTTGAGGGGGCGGAGGCGTCCTATCGGCGGGCGGCGGAGCTTCAAGCGGAAGACGGTGCCCCGTGGCGGGCGTTGGGTTGGGTGCTTCTGGAACAGGGGCGTTTCAGCGACGCGGCGAACGCTTTTCGAAAAGCTTTGAATGTGGCTGTGGAACCGAACGCTGCCCAAGGGCTGCTCCTTTCTCTTGAGCGTTCCGGCCGATTTGTCGAGGCCCATGATGTGACCAAAGATCTCAGCCGAAAGGAGGATGCCTTTCTTCGGCAGGTGGCCGTGGAGCATTTTCAGAGAACCGGAAAGGAGATGCAGGCGGCTTTGGCCGCTCCGCACGGAGCACAGGACGCTTCTGGGTGGAGCACGCTGGAAGCTTCCTTCATGAGTCGGTCGGGGGATGACGGCACATCTCGACTAAAAACCTTTCGACTGCCCTGGCGCGTGGCACTTCCGACGGACTCGGCGTCCCTGTGGACCTTCCAGGTGGAAGGGATTCATCTGGACACCGACGATCCCGGGCAAAAGCCCTTTGTGGGTTCTTTCGGGCTTTCCAATGGGAGGGCTTTTCAGCCGTTGCGGTGGGTCACATCCCGGTGGGTGGTGTCGCCTTCTGTGGTTTACGTGAAAGAGGGCGCCTGGAATGTTCGAGTGGAAGCGGGATTGACCCCGCTGAATGGGCCGGTGAATTCGAAGCCCACCGTGGCTCTGGAAGTGTCGCAGCCTCGATGGCGACTGGAAGCGCACCGAATATCCGTAGAAGATTCGCTTCTTTCATGGATCGGCCAGCGCGATCCCTATTCGCAGAAAACCTGGGGCCGAGTGCTTCGAACGGGTGGTTCCGTGGCCTACAGCCGGTCATGGCCTCAAGACGTCTGGTCCACCGTGCGGCTCGGGGCCGACCATTACGGGGGCAAGGGCGTGTGGCAGAACTTTGCCGTCACGGGTGATGCGAGCATGGGGCGAAATTTTTCGAAAAAGGCCGGGGTCGTTTCCCTGGGCGGGTTTGTTTCGGCGGCCCGCTATGATCGCAACAGCGACTTTTACACCTTGGGCCATGGTGGCTATTTCAGCCCGTCCGTTTTCGTTATGGCGGGTCCGACCGCTCGCTTTCAAACCCATGAGGACCAACCGTGGTGGCTAAATGTTCAGGCATCGGCCGGTTATCTTTACTACAAAACCGAAAAAAGCCCCGTCTATCCTCGAAAAGATCGGCCGGAACGCTATGCCGAAGACCGATTTTCCGGGCTGGGGTATTCGGGATCCTTTAAGGTCGCACGGCTTGTGGCGCCACGGTGGGCCGTGGGCGTGCACATGGACGTGGACAAGTCTTCCGGCTACACGCGCTGGTCTGCCGGAGCCGCCCTCACATGGTTCTTTAAAGCGCACACCACTTTGGGCCGCACGACCCATCGCTATGACGCCTTCTTTCACGCCGCCGATCGTTAG